CACCGACGACTCGCACTTCGCGGTCGTCACCGGCCCGAACATGTCCGGGAAATCGACGTACATGCGGCAGGTCGCGCTGATTACGGTACTTGCCCAAACGGGGAGCTTCGTCCCAGCGTCGAGCGCCGAGATCCAGCCAGTAGACCGCATCTTCACCCGCGTCGGCGCGAGCGACGACATCGCGGGCGGGAGGTCTACCTTCATGGTGGAGATGACCGAACTCGCCGCAATTCTGCGCAGTGCGACCGACCGTTCGTTGGTCTTGTTGGACGAAGTGGGCCGAGGCACCAGCACCACCGACGGACTCGCCATCGCGCGGGCCGTGACCGAGCACGTCCACGACGAAATCGCCGCGAAGACGCTCTTCGCGACGCATCACCACGAGTTGACCGAGACCGCAGACGCCCTTCCGGGGGCGTTCAACCTGCACTTCTCGGCCGACCAGTCGAGCGAGCAGGTCGTCTTCGACCACGACGTGCGGCCGGGCGCGGCGACCGCTTCGTACGGCGTCCAGGTCGCCCGCGCGGCGGGCGTCCCGAACGAAGTCGTCGAGCGCTCGCGGGAGTTGCTGTGTGAGGATGTGGAGGGAAGAGATAGAGAGAGCGATTCGGAACTCGTGTCCGCGGACGGGGAATCCGCGAGAGCAAACGGCGGGAACGAGGCCAGTCAGAATGGCGCGGCGAGCGGCGAGGTCGCCGCTCGCCTCGAAACCATCGACGTGGCGACGATGACGCCGCTGGAGGCGATGAACGAACTCGCCGAACTGAAACGCGAGTTCGAATAGCGGTCTTCTCAGGTCGCGGAGATGCGAGGCGCTAGCAGATACTCGACGGAGCCTGCGCCGTCGGCGAACCCGGATTCGACTTCGAGCGGTTGTTCCGTGCCCATCCGGAGGTCGAGTTCGAGGTCGCTGGACATCGCCCGCTCGATGGCGAGCAGATACTCCAGCGAGTACAGCGAGTGGGCGTCGCCCGGCGTCAACTCGACCAGTTCGTCTGCCGACAGCGTGAGCGACACGTCGTCAGTATCGCCTTCGGCCTCGACGTAGAACACCTCCTCGGCGTCGTCGAGACCGAGCGCGAGGTGGTCTGAAACCATGTCCGCCGCGCGAATCGCGCGCTCGAACTCACCCGCGTCGGTGACGACAGCACCCGTGAAGTCGAAGCCCTCGCTAGGCCGGTCCGGCGGCGAGCGAATAGTCTCGGGGTCGATGACAGCGAGCGTGTATTCGAGTTCGTCGATACAAATTTCGAGTTTTCGGGTCTCGGTGTCGAGGGTGAACTCAATTAGCTGTCCGCGGTCGGCCATCTTCACCACGTCTTGCAGTCGAGAGAGGTCGATGCCGACGTGGCCCTCGGTCGCTTCGAGTGCGTCGAAGGCGGCGCTTTCCAACGTTATTTCGACCGACGCGACAGTCGCCGCGTCGATGGCCGAGAGTCGGATGCCGTCGTCGTCGTCGTACTGGAGATGGCACTCCTCGAACAAGGCGGACGCAAACGCGACGGTTTGCTGAATCGAGTCGGCGTCTACGATGGCGTGGAACGGCCGGGTCGTGGTAACGGAGTCGAAATCGCTCATCAGTTCTCGTGAATTGTATCAGGGAACTATCCTATAAGTGTTCTGTCGATATCCGAAGCTATAACCTGAAACAAGTTATCTTTATATCCGTATGCCCTAACTCATAACCAGAAACAGATTATGTCCGAGGACGAGAGAGCACGCGGAATCCTGAGTGAGGCCGACCGAGCGTACCTGCGCGGC
The sequence above is a segment of the Halorussus halophilus genome. Coding sequences within it:
- a CDS encoding DNA polymerase sliding clamp; this translates as MSDFDSVTTTRPFHAIVDADSIQQTVAFASALFEECHLQYDDDDGIRLSAIDAATVASVEITLESAAFDALEATEGHVGIDLSRLQDVVKMADRGQLIEFTLDTETRKLEICIDELEYTLAVIDPETIRSPPDRPSEGFDFTGAVVTDAGEFERAIRAADMVSDHLALGLDDAEEVFYVEAEGDTDDVSLTLSADELVELTPGDAHSLYSLEYLLAIERAMSSDLELDLRMGTEQPLEVESGFADGAGSVEYLLAPRISAT